TGTTCGCGGCTGCGATGCCCGAAATCCTCGCTCAGCGCCTCACACCACGCGTCGGCATTGTCTGCGACCAGCGCGATCGCGCGTTTCAACCGATCCTTGCGTACGGCCGCGCCGACGGGAAGCTCGCGAAGGAAGGCGGCACGCTGGCGATCGAGCATCGGCATCAGGTCGGTCATGCAGCGATCCTATCGTAGATTGGCGGCGATCCACATCCCGAATCCGGCAACCGCGAGCAATGTCCCAAGCGGCAGCCGATCGTCCGCGCGCATCCGCCCCGCCAGCGCCCAGGCCAATCCCAAGAGACACGCGACCAACAGCACGGCGGGCAGCGCGCGCCAGCCCAGCCACAGCCCGATCGCGCCGAACAGCTTGGCATCCCCTCCGCCCAGCCCCATCCGGCCACGTACGCGGTGATAGGCTTGCGCGACCACCCACAGGCTCGCAAACCCCACCGCCCCGCCGATCAGCCGATCCGCCAGGAGTGGGTCGAACCCGTTAAGCCCAGCCGCCAGACCCAATAGCGCCAGCGACAGGCTCAGCGCATTCGGGATACGAAACGCAACGAAGTCGATCGCGCCGATCAGCAGAAGCAGCCAGCCGAAGGCTGCGCCGGTGACGGCCAGCGGCCCGGTCGCAACCAACCCCGCGGCGACACCGATCGCGGCGCCCAGGACTTCGAGGGCAATATGGAGGGGGCCGATACCGGCATCGCAGGTCTGGCAGCGTCCGCGCAGCACCAGCCAGCTCAGGATCGGCACCAGCTCGACCGCCC
The nucleotide sequence above comes from Roseomonas aeriglobus. Encoded proteins:
- a CDS encoding prepilin peptidase, whose amino-acid sequence is MRWPASALAGRSRCDGCARTLRAVELVPILSWLVLRGRCQTCDAGIGPLHIALEVLGAAIGVAAGLVATGPLAVTGAAFGWLLLLIGAIDFVAFRIPNALSLSLALLGLAAGLNGFDPLLADRLIGGAVGFASLWVVAQAYHRVRGRMGLGGGDAKLFGAIGLWLGWRALPAVLLVACLLGLAWALAGRMRADDRLPLGTLLAVAGFGMWIAANLR